A window of the Candidatus Eremiobacteraceae bacterium genome harbors these coding sequences:
- the ligD gene encoding non-homologous end-joining DNA ligase, translated as MKGSLREYKRKRDFKQTSEPAGAVKARAGKRLRFVVQKHRASHLHYDFRLEAGGVLKSWAVPKGPSLDPGEKRLAMHVEDHPLDYYDFEGVIPQGNYGAGQVIVWDYGWYTLAEGTDPAREIANGKIKFILHGRKLRGMFTLVKMRGRSAGDNAWLLVKDKDEYADPHWDAEKHVRSAKSGRTLDEVEKNPRARTWISNRPAAPSKAPAGKARVAKRATTGVALPALTNLDKVLWPDDGYTKGDLIKYYLSVAPWLLPYVKDRPLTLQRFPNGINGVSFFEKQAPRGAPDWVETVSVPSTYGKRSKIDYVVCNDERTLAWLANLAAITLHAWISSIGSLGSPDFCLLDLDPQAGCSLAALAKVALQLRDELEALGIAPAVKTSGGKGLHVMWRLAPDYDYAEIRRFTELTATRLAAVMGDAITMERSIKKRKRGSVYIDWAQVGEGKTIVMPFIVRPRPKAPVSWPLEWNDVARMARSRAADIFAEAARWNIATAPALLKKSGDRWKEALRKPQRLEPALKKARTSWS; from the coding sequence ATGAAGGGTTCGCTGCGAGAGTACAAGCGCAAGCGCGATTTCAAACAGACGAGCGAGCCCGCCGGTGCGGTAAAGGCGCGCGCGGGCAAGCGGCTGCGTTTCGTGGTGCAGAAGCACCGCGCTTCCCATCTGCATTACGATTTCCGTCTAGAGGCCGGCGGCGTTCTCAAGTCCTGGGCGGTGCCCAAAGGCCCGTCGCTGGACCCGGGGGAGAAGCGCTTGGCGATGCACGTCGAGGACCACCCGCTCGACTACTACGATTTCGAAGGCGTGATACCGCAGGGCAACTATGGCGCCGGCCAGGTGATCGTGTGGGACTACGGCTGGTACACGCTCGCGGAAGGCACCGACCCGGCGCGCGAGATCGCCAACGGCAAGATCAAGTTCATCTTGCACGGGCGCAAACTGCGCGGCATGTTCACCCTTGTGAAGATGCGCGGCCGCAGCGCCGGCGACAACGCATGGCTGCTGGTCAAAGACAAAGACGAGTACGCCGACCCGCATTGGGATGCCGAAAAGCATGTTCGCTCGGCGAAAAGCGGCCGCACGCTCGATGAAGTGGAGAAGAATCCGCGCGCTCGCACTTGGATCTCCAACCGCCCTGCCGCGCCGTCAAAGGCGCCAGCGGGGAAAGCGCGTGTAGCAAAACGCGCTACTACGGGTGTTGCGTTGCCCGCGTTGACCAATCTCGACAAAGTGCTTTGGCCCGACGACGGCTATACCAAGGGCGACTTGATCAAGTATTACCTCAGCGTCGCCCCGTGGCTGCTGCCGTATGTAAAGGATAGGCCCTTGACGCTGCAGCGCTTCCCGAACGGCATCAACGGCGTCTCGTTCTTCGAGAAGCAGGCGCCGCGCGGCGCGCCGGACTGGGTGGAGACGGTGAGCGTCCCGTCCACGTACGGCAAGCGCTCGAAGATCGACTACGTCGTGTGCAACGACGAGCGAACGCTTGCGTGGCTGGCGAATCTCGCGGCGATCACGCTGCACGCGTGGATCTCGAGCATCGGCTCGCTCGGCTCGCCGGATTTTTGCTTGCTGGATCTCGACCCGCAAGCGGGCTGCTCGCTTGCGGCGCTGGCCAAGGTCGCCCTGCAGCTGCGAGACGAGCTCGAGGCGTTGGGCATAGCGCCGGCGGTGAAGACGTCCGGCGGCAAAGGGCTGCACGTGATGTGGCGTCTGGCGCCGGATTACGACTACGCGGAGATCCGCCGGTTCACCGAGCTGACCGCGACGCGGCTGGCGGCCGTCATGGGCGATGCGATCACCATGGAACGCTCGATCAAGAAGCGCAAGCGCGGCAGCGTCTACATAGATTGGGCGCAGGTGGGCGAAGGCAAGACCATCGTCATGCCGTTCATCGTGCGGCCCAGGCCAAAGGCGCCTGTCTCGTGGCCGCTGGAATGGAACGACGTCGCGCGCATGGCGCGCTCGCGGGCAGCGGATATCTTCGCCGAAGCGGCGCGCTGGAACATCGCGACGGCGCCGGCGCTGCTCAAGAAGAGCGGCGACCGCTGGAAAGAGGCCCTGCGCAAACCGCAGCGTTTGGAACCGGCGCTCAAGAAGGCGCGCACGAGCTGGAGCTAG
- the ligD gene encoding non-homologous end-joining DNA ligase yields the protein MPYLPALGDCTLAIGRRSVSLTNLGKVFWPKLRITKGELLQYYADVADVLLPHLRDRAMVMKRYPNGINKPFFFMKRIPQPHPEWIETCRIDHSSGNVIDFPMVQDLASLLWVINLGCIDLNQWYATCDDVDRPDYLHFDLDPVPGADFDDVRETALVVRTALEGLDMPCYAKTTGSRGIHVYVPIVRGPVQKQVWTFAKALALSLAKTYPKLITAEYRVSKRPRGRVLVDYNQNAWGRTLASIYSVRPTQHAAVSTPVRWEEIERGIAIDDFTLRNVPARVRRFGDLWKPMLARRGRFRLDKFVGR from the coding sequence ATGCCCTACCTTCCCGCGCTTGGCGATTGCACGCTGGCGATCGGCCGGCGCTCCGTGTCGCTCACCAATCTCGGCAAGGTGTTCTGGCCGAAGCTGCGTATCACCAAAGGCGAACTGCTGCAATACTACGCCGACGTCGCCGATGTGCTGCTGCCGCACCTGCGCGACCGGGCGATGGTCATGAAGCGCTATCCCAACGGCATCAACAAGCCGTTCTTCTTCATGAAGCGCATCCCGCAGCCCCATCCGGAGTGGATCGAGACCTGCCGCATCGATCACTCGTCGGGCAACGTCATCGACTTCCCGATGGTCCAAGACCTGGCGTCGCTGCTGTGGGTGATCAATCTCGGATGCATCGACCTCAACCAGTGGTATGCGACGTGCGACGACGTCGATCGTCCGGACTATCTCCACTTCGACTTGGACCCCGTTCCCGGTGCGGATTTCGACGACGTGCGCGAGACGGCTCTGGTGGTGCGCACCGCCCTCGAGGGTCTCGACATGCCCTGTTACGCCAAGACGACCGGTTCGCGCGGCATCCACGTCTACGTGCCAATCGTGCGCGGCCCGGTGCAAAAGCAGGTCTGGACGTTCGCTAAAGCGCTGGCGTTAAGCCTTGCCAAGACCTATCCCAAGCTCATCACCGCCGAGTACCGCGTGTCGAAGCGGCCGCGCGGCAGAGTGCTCGTCGACTACAACCAAAACGCGTGGGGCAGGACGTTGGCTTCCATCTACTCAGTGCGTCCGACGCAGCACGCCGCAGTCTCGACACCGGTCCGCTGGGAAGAGATCGAGCGCGGCATCGCGATCGACGACTTCACGCTGCGTAACGTGCCGGCCCGAGTGCGCCGCTTCGGCGATCTGTGGAAACCGATGCTGGCGCGGCGAGGCCGCTTCCGCCTCGACAAGTTCGTCGGACGCTGA
- a CDS encoding FAD-dependent monooxygenase — protein MSARVLIVGAGPGGLTLGLLLARAGVAVEAYEQAATFEREFRGESLLPSGLQILEDLGLRERLASLERASPTAVRLHIGRSGMVYDSPPLRSDDGSPIVTSLPQRQLLEALAGEARALPGFSLRMGAAVRELLDDGCCIAGIRSGADEVRADLVVGFDGRFSAVRRSAGLEMRDAHVDFDIAWCAVPRFADASDRYEATIRGREVCFWYPTGSVTRVGLLLRKGEFQALRAAGFDRFRTRLMAATLGPLQASLSAALRSWGDVTLLPAVSEMAPRWWRPGLIVLGDAAHPMSPVGAQGINVALQDAVVAARHLLPAMELTKSFDRREAIDAALAAIERERRPAVARIARAQNLLPRLMSLLGPESSVRLAIALFGPLARSGYRATLARALIGRFVWGDTAVRKSRA, from the coding sequence GTGAGCGCCCGAGTTCTCATCGTCGGCGCCGGCCCCGGCGGTCTGACGCTCGGGCTGCTCTTGGCGCGCGCCGGCGTCGCCGTCGAGGCGTACGAGCAGGCAGCGACGTTCGAGCGCGAATTTCGCGGCGAGAGCCTGCTGCCGAGCGGGCTGCAGATCCTCGAGGATCTCGGCCTTCGCGAACGGCTGGCGTCGCTCGAGCGAGCTTCTCCCACCGCCGTGCGGCTGCACATCGGGCGCAGCGGTATGGTCTACGACTCTCCGCCGCTGCGATCGGACGACGGCAGTCCGATCGTGACGTCGCTGCCGCAGCGTCAGTTGCTCGAGGCTCTCGCCGGCGAAGCGCGCGCGCTTCCCGGCTTTTCGTTGCGCATGGGCGCCGCCGTGCGCGAGCTGCTCGACGACGGCTGTTGCATCGCGGGCATCCGCAGCGGCGCGGACGAGGTGCGCGCCGATCTTGTCGTCGGCTTCGACGGCCGTTTTTCGGCCGTGCGGCGCAGCGCCGGGCTTGAAATGCGTGACGCGCATGTGGATTTCGACATCGCGTGGTGTGCGGTGCCGCGGTTTGCGGACGCATCGGACCGATACGAGGCGACGATCCGCGGACGCGAAGTGTGTTTTTGGTATCCGACGGGCTCGGTCACGCGCGTCGGCTTGCTGCTGCGCAAAGGCGAGTTCCAAGCGCTACGAGCCGCCGGTTTCGACCGCTTCCGAACCCGCCTCATGGCCGCGACGCTGGGCCCGCTGCAGGCGTCGCTGTCGGCGGCGCTTCGGTCGTGGGGGGACGTCACGTTGCTGCCTGCGGTCAGCGAAATGGCACCGCGCTGGTGGCGGCCGGGGCTGATCGTGCTCGGTGACGCCGCACATCCGATGTCCCCGGTCGGAGCACAGGGCATCAACGTCGCCCTGCAAGACGCGGTCGTCGCGGCCCGCCATCTGCTTCCAGCCATGGAGCTGACGAAATCATTCGACCGTCGCGAGGCGATCGACGCAGCGCTGGCGGCGATCGAGCGCGAGCGGCGGCCCGCCGTGGCGCGGATCGCGCGCGCCCAGAACCTGTTGCCGCGTCTGATGTCGCTTTTGGGTCCCGAGTCCAGCGTGCGCTTGGCGATCGCGCTATTCGGGCCGCTGGCGCGAAGCGGCTACCGGGCTACGCTCGCACGTGCGCTCATCGGGCGTTTCGTGTGGGGCGACACCGCCGTGAGAAAATCGCGGGCTTGA
- the recG gene encoding ATP-dependent DNA helicase RecG: MSPPASPDPQAGQSAPFTGAPLTSLGTLKRATVEQFDRMGVRTVLDLLRHYPYRYEDLRSAATVAALRETRAAEGEVNLLGVIRQVKHIRLRGRVRAKTTAIVDDGTGTITAIWFGRPYLGSQLRAGQRIFMRGRVELTLTGVQMLVSRHRVVPEEEPYSGELVPIYPLTTGLSNHIVVRLAARALSRLAASKNADALFDPLPAAIAARRKFADARWSLRAIHQPGSLEEAERARGRLIFEEFFLLALAAAQRRAARMGERSPDFSKASARHADDFNAAIRSLLPFDLTGAQARVIDEIVRDLVKPSPMNRLLQGDVGSGKTAVAAAAVLFAVRAGHQAAFMAPTEILAAQQFNTLTRLLSAAGVRVAMLVGALRRATRDDILEQLRRGELDVVVGTHALLTEDVEFARLGLVVIDEQHRFGVMQRAALRAKGKHVTPHTLVMTATPIPRTLAQTVYADLDISVIDEMPPGRKPPKTYVRDVASKDKIFAFIRDQVAQGRQAYVVCPAIDESDRALHTAVKQAEELRADAFKGLRVGLLHGKIGGHEKEKIMRMFADGFLQILIATTVVEVGVDVPNATVMLVFDAQSFGLAQLHQLRGRVGRGAAASYCILVATDDSEETARLHILEKTNDGFAIAEEDAKIRGSGDLLGTRQHGMADFRLAHLVRDYPVFLDAKKEADALIARDPRLERAENARLAAFLAAQDTDTALRATS, translated from the coding sequence CTGTCGCCTCCAGCCTCGCCGGATCCGCAAGCCGGGCAGAGCGCGCCCTTCACCGGTGCGCCGCTAACATCTCTAGGAACCCTCAAGCGGGCTACCGTCGAGCAGTTCGACCGGATGGGCGTCCGCACCGTGCTCGACCTGCTGCGCCACTACCCGTACCGGTACGAGGATCTTCGCTCTGCGGCGACCGTCGCTGCGCTTCGCGAGACGCGCGCAGCCGAGGGCGAGGTCAATCTGCTCGGCGTGATCCGCCAGGTCAAACACATCCGCTTGCGCGGCCGCGTGCGCGCCAAGACCACGGCGATCGTCGACGACGGCACGGGCACCATCACCGCGATCTGGTTCGGCCGCCCGTACTTGGGCTCGCAGCTGCGCGCCGGTCAGCGCATCTTCATGCGCGGGCGTGTCGAGCTCACGTTGACGGGCGTGCAGATGTTGGTGTCACGCCACCGCGTGGTTCCCGAGGAGGAGCCGTACAGCGGCGAGCTCGTGCCAATCTATCCGTTGACCACAGGTTTATCGAACCACATCGTGGTGCGCCTCGCCGCACGAGCCCTCTCACGCCTCGCGGCGAGCAAGAACGCCGACGCGCTTTTCGATCCGCTCCCGGCGGCGATCGCCGCGCGGCGCAAGTTCGCCGACGCGCGCTGGTCGCTGCGTGCGATCCACCAACCGGGCTCGCTCGAAGAAGCCGAGCGCGCGCGCGGCCGGCTGATCTTTGAAGAGTTCTTCTTGCTGGCATTGGCCGCCGCGCAGCGCCGGGCAGCGCGCATGGGCGAGCGCTCGCCCGATTTTTCGAAAGCATCGGCCCGGCACGCGGACGACTTCAACGCGGCGATCCGCTCGCTGCTGCCGTTCGACTTGACCGGAGCGCAGGCGCGCGTGATCGACGAGATCGTGAGGGACCTGGTCAAGCCCTCGCCGATGAATCGGCTGCTGCAAGGCGACGTCGGCTCGGGCAAAACTGCGGTCGCCGCTGCGGCGGTGCTGTTCGCGGTGCGCGCCGGCCATCAAGCCGCGTTCATGGCACCCACCGAAATCCTTGCGGCGCAACAGTTCAACACGCTCACGCGGCTGCTGTCCGCAGCCGGCGTGCGCGTCGCGATGCTGGTGGGCGCGCTGCGGCGCGCCACCCGAGATGACATCCTCGAGCAGCTGCGCCGCGGCGAGCTCGACGTCGTAGTGGGCACGCATGCGCTGCTGACCGAGGACGTCGAGTTTGCACGGTTGGGTCTGGTCGTGATCGACGAACAACATCGCTTCGGCGTGATGCAGCGCGCCGCGCTTCGTGCCAAGGGCAAACACGTCACGCCGCACACGCTGGTCATGACCGCGACGCCGATCCCACGCACCCTCGCACAGACCGTGTACGCCGACCTGGACATCTCGGTGATCGACGAGATGCCGCCGGGGCGCAAACCGCCGAAGACGTACGTGCGCGACGTCGCGAGCAAAGACAAGATCTTCGCGTTCATCCGCGATCAGGTGGCGCAAGGGCGGCAGGCGTACGTCGTGTGTCCGGCGATCGACGAGTCGGACCGCGCGTTGCACACGGCGGTCAAGCAGGCGGAAGAGCTGCGCGCCGACGCGTTCAAAGGACTGCGCGTGGGGCTGCTGCACGGCAAGATCGGCGGCCACGAGAAAGAGAAGATCATGCGCATGTTCGCGGACGGGTTCTTGCAGATCCTGATCGCGACCACGGTCGTGGAGGTCGGCGTCGACGTGCCCAACGCGACGGTGATGCTCGTGTTCGACGCGCAGTCCTTCGGGTTGGCGCAGCTCCACCAGCTGCGCGGCCGCGTCGGCCGTGGAGCCGCAGCCTCGTACTGCATCCTCGTCGCCACGGACGATTCAGAGGAGACCGCCCGGCTGCATATCTTGGAGAAGACCAACGACGGTTTTGCGATCGCCGAGGAAGACGCGAAGATCCGCGGTTCGGGCGATCTGCTCGGCACCCGCCAGCACGGCATGGCGGACTTCCGCCTCGCGCATCTGGTGCGCGATTACCCGGTGTTCCTCGACGCCAAAAAGGAAGCGGATGCGCTGATCGCGCGCGACCCCAGGCTGGAGCGCGCCGAAAACGCGCGCCTGGCGGCATTCTTGGCCGCGCAAGACACGGACACCGCGCTGCGCGCCACCTCGTAA
- the rsmD gene encoding 16S rRNA (guanine(966)-N(2))-methyltransferase RsmD codes for MRLAGGSRARTTLSAPKGAKTRPTGAKVREAMFAILAQRVEGARVLDLFAGSGALGLEAMSRGAASVVFVDNDANAVMTIRRNAVRVVPDSDRWRIMPMHALRALRTLRGSFDIVLVDPPYERGALDELRLMMQKTLLGEEGIAVIEHPSSDKPDLPDSLEVVKRAKYGDTSLTFAVCKRGKGVAADGAARAAAVRAPRAARRSSRGNR; via the coding sequence ATGCGACTTGCAGGCGGCAGCCGGGCTCGGACCACGCTCTCGGCGCCCAAGGGCGCCAAGACGCGTCCGACCGGCGCGAAAGTGCGCGAGGCGATGTTCGCCATCTTGGCGCAACGCGTCGAGGGCGCGCGCGTCCTCGACCTGTTCGCCGGTTCCGGAGCGCTCGGTCTCGAGGCGATGTCGCGCGGCGCCGCATCGGTGGTCTTCGTCGACAACGACGCGAACGCGGTGATGACCATCCGGCGCAACGCCGTGCGGGTCGTGCCCGACAGCGACCGCTGGCGCATCATGCCCATGCACGCGCTGCGCGCGCTGCGCACGCTGCGCGGCTCCTTCGACATCGTGCTGGTCGATCCGCCATACGAGCGCGGCGCGCTCGACGAGTTGCGTCTGATGATGCAAAAGACGCTGCTCGGCGAAGAGGGCATCGCGGTCATCGAGCACCCGAGCTCCGACAAGCCCGATCTGCCCGATTCGCTCGAAGTCGTCAAACGCGCGAAATACGGCGACACGTCGCTGACGTTCGCCGTGTGCAAGCGCGGCAAAGGCGTCGCGGCAGACGGCGCCGCGCGCGCGGCTGCCGTCCGTGCGCCGCGTGCCGCCAGGCGTTCGTCGCGGGGGAACCGCTGA
- the coaD gene encoding pantetheine-phosphate adenylyltransferase — translation MARARTRAVAAPRDGFVVVYPGSFDPVTFGHLDIVRRAAAQFPRVIVAVVANPSKTPMFTLAERVAMLRDACAGIRNVEVDSFAGLLVEYVRSAGPALIVKGLRIVSDFEHEFSMALLNRKLRGGADTIFMPASPEFAYVSSSSVKEVFSLGGDIAEFVPPSVLRRMRAHRAKGKKR, via the coding sequence ATGGCGCGGGCGCGCACGCGCGCCGTCGCTGCACCGCGCGATGGATTCGTCGTCGTCTACCCGGGCAGCTTCGATCCGGTGACGTTCGGCCACCTCGACATCGTGCGCCGCGCCGCCGCGCAGTTCCCACGCGTGATCGTGGCCGTCGTGGCCAATCCCAGCAAAACGCCGATGTTCACGTTGGCCGAGCGCGTCGCCATGCTGCGCGATGCGTGCGCCGGCATCCGCAACGTCGAAGTCGATTCGTTCGCCGGCCTGCTCGTCGAATACGTGCGCTCGGCCGGACCGGCGCTGATCGTGAAGGGCTTGCGGATCGTGTCTGACTTCGAGCACGAGTTCTCGATGGCGCTGCTCAACCGCAAGCTGCGCGGCGGCGCGGACACGATCTTCATGCCGGCGAGCCCGGAGTTCGCCTACGTGTCTTCGTCGTCGGTCAAAGAAGTGTTCTCTCTCGGCGGCGACATCGCCGAGTTCGTGCCGCCTTCGGTCCTGCGCCGCATGCGCGCGCATCGCGCCAAGGGGAAGAAGAGGTGA
- a CDS encoding S16 family serine protease: protein MTGDPEEKHTRLRLLGAAAIGLIVGLAAFLIPLPVLVFGPGDAVDLNGLVAVPGHSPPPGILYLTDVKVMPGRPAFYLAAKVLPGFEIVPRRDFAGNDNDTQFDRELEDAMKESQKVAQIVAERAAGLPVKTATTTKIVEIKAGMPAAGCFKTGDTIASIDGRTPDGVEAIAAAAGRKPVGSTFAFKIERDAKPVEVACHTALYKGKPLFGIIVSANTTLVSLPVHVEYKVKDINGSSAGLMFALQIYRSLTGTPLAGGTQIAGTGVLAADGAVLPVGGAIEKLRAAIDRGAKIFLVPKADYPSISGIHGIRILAVSSFDDALAQLRRY from the coding sequence GTGACGGGAGATCCCGAAGAAAAGCATACGCGGCTGCGGCTGCTCGGCGCGGCCGCGATCGGCCTCATCGTCGGGCTGGCGGCGTTTTTGATCCCGCTGCCGGTTCTGGTGTTCGGACCCGGTGACGCGGTCGACCTCAATGGGCTCGTCGCCGTGCCCGGGCACTCGCCGCCGCCGGGAATACTCTACCTCACCGATGTGAAGGTGATGCCGGGCCGGCCGGCGTTCTATCTAGCAGCCAAAGTGCTGCCCGGATTTGAGATCGTGCCGCGCCGGGACTTCGCCGGCAACGACAACGACACGCAGTTCGACCGCGAGCTCGAAGACGCGATGAAGGAAAGCCAGAAGGTCGCCCAGATCGTGGCCGAGCGCGCGGCGGGTCTGCCGGTCAAGACGGCGACGACGACGAAGATCGTGGAGATCAAGGCCGGCATGCCTGCGGCAGGCTGCTTCAAGACCGGCGACACGATCGCGTCGATCGACGGCCGCACGCCCGACGGGGTCGAGGCGATCGCCGCGGCCGCGGGGAGAAAGCCGGTCGGGTCGACGTTCGCGTTCAAGATCGAGCGCGACGCCAAGCCGGTGGAGGTCGCCTGCCACACCGCGCTCTACAAAGGAAAGCCGCTGTTCGGCATCATCGTGTCGGCGAACACCACGCTGGTATCGCTGCCGGTGCACGTGGAGTACAAGGTCAAAGACATCAACGGCTCGTCGGCGGGTCTGATGTTCGCGCTGCAGATCTACCGCTCGCTGACGGGCACGCCGCTCGCGGGCGGCACGCAGATCGCCGGCACCGGCGTGCTGGCAGCCGACGGCGCGGTCCTGCCCGTCGGCGGCGCGATCGAGAAGCTGCGCGCGGCCATCGATCGCGGCGCGAAGATCTTCTTAGTGCCAAAGGCCGACTACCCGTCTATCTCAGGCATCCACGGCATCAGGATCTTGGCGGTGAGCTCGTTTGACGATGCGCTCGCGCAGCTGCGCCGGTACTGA
- a CDS encoding DUF177 domain-containing protein: protein MKISVERLFGHDVEAIEIDQHVRLDGDLARRYPDGVRLRAAIRRMQRGVYMEGEVAGREAETCVRCLEPFVREARIEIAEAFSEDVSPQDAQFADLAPLVDRTIDVSELVEQLLEVDEPMAAICEPRCRGICPHCGANRNREQCACHEDQIDERLAGLAKLMQEPGVN from the coding sequence GTGAAAATCTCAGTAGAACGGCTCTTTGGCCACGACGTCGAGGCCATCGAGATCGACCAGCATGTCCGGCTCGACGGCGACCTGGCCCGGCGTTATCCCGACGGGGTGCGCCTGCGCGCGGCGATCAGGCGCATGCAGCGCGGCGTGTACATGGAGGGCGAAGTCGCCGGCCGCGAAGCGGAGACGTGCGTGCGCTGCCTCGAACCGTTCGTGCGCGAGGCGCGCATCGAGATCGCCGAGGCCTTCAGCGAAGACGTCAGCCCGCAGGACGCGCAGTTCGCGGATCTGGCGCCGCTGGTGGATCGGACGATCGACGTCAGCGAGCTCGTCGAGCAACTGCTCGAAGTCGACGAGCCGATGGCAGCGATCTGCGAGCCGCGATGTCGCGGCATATGCCCGCACTGCGGTGCGAACAGGAATCGCGAGCAATGCGCCTGCCATGAAGATCAGATCGACGAACGTCTGGCCGGCCTGGCAAAATTGATGCAAGAACCCGGAGTGAATTGA
- the rpmF gene encoding 50S ribosomal protein L32: protein MANPKQKRSKSNTRTRRATWKTKAPALSTCPQCHQPRRPHFACPNCGHYNDRIAIAQKDEAKPAG from the coding sequence ATGGCGAATCCGAAACAAAAACGCAGCAAATCGAATACGCGGACCCGGCGCGCGACGTGGAAGACCAAAGCGCCGGCGCTCTCGACCTGTCCGCAGTGCCACCAGCCGCGCCGGCCGCACTTCGCGTGCCCGAACTGCGGCCACTACAACGATCGCATCGCGATCGCGCAAAAGGATGAGGCCAAGCCGGCCGGCTAG
- a CDS encoding beta-ketoacyl-ACP synthase III codes for MNYGVTISGVGAYAPPGVLTNEDLEKLVDTSDEWIVQRTGMRRRHIAAPDEATSDLAIPAAFAALDAAKRAPSDIQCVIVATATPDYLFPATACIVAARLGIPGAAAFDVSIGCSGFVYALTTAAALIRSGVYERILVIGAETLSKLVDYTDRATCVLFGDGAGAVVVERSDEDCFLGSELGAEGSDPSVLYLPGGGSRNPLNRALNGYVGNGRASDGRMNSTATSAAKGNGAAHERLGYIQMQGQAVFKFAVQQMAGSVQTALAKAGLTPADVDFVVPHQANKRIVDATMKMLALPLERCITNIDEYGNTSSASIPLALADSIRAGQIKKGNVVVFVAFGAGLSWGAVVWRWLGAPVGDARAAAPASAAQA; via the coding sequence ATGAACTACGGCGTCACGATCAGCGGAGTCGGCGCATACGCGCCGCCCGGCGTCCTCACCAACGAGGACCTCGAGAAGCTCGTGGACACGAGCGACGAGTGGATCGTGCAACGCACGGGCATGCGGCGCCGGCATATCGCAGCTCCCGATGAAGCGACTTCGGATCTCGCGATTCCCGCGGCGTTCGCCGCGCTCGACGCCGCCAAGCGGGCGCCCAGCGACATCCAGTGCGTCATCGTGGCGACAGCGACGCCGGATTATCTGTTTCCGGCCACCGCATGCATCGTCGCCGCGCGTCTGGGCATCCCGGGCGCGGCGGCCTTCGACGTGTCGATCGGCTGCTCGGGTTTCGTCTACGCGCTGACCACCGCCGCGGCGCTCATCCGTTCCGGCGTCTACGAGCGCATCTTGGTCATCGGTGCAGAGACGCTGTCGAAACTGGTCGACTATACGGATCGCGCGACGTGCGTCTTGTTCGGGGACGGCGCCGGCGCGGTCGTGGTCGAGCGCTCGGATGAGGATTGCTTTCTCGGCAGCGAGCTCGGCGCCGAAGGCTCCGACCCGAGCGTGCTGTACCTGCCCGGCGGCGGCAGCCGCAACCCGCTCAATCGCGCGCTCAACGGGTACGTCGGGAACGGTCGAGCGAGTGACGGTCGAATGAATTCGACCGCTACAAGTGCGGCGAAGGGGAATGGGGCGGCGCACGAGCGCTTGGGCTATATCCAGATGCAGGGCCAGGCGGTCTTCAAGTTCGCGGTTCAGCAGATGGCGGGCTCGGTGCAGACCGCGCTTGCCAAAGCCGGCCTCACGCCGGCCGACGTCGACTTCGTCGTGCCCCATCAGGCCAACAAGCGCATCGTCGACGCGACGATGAAGATGCTGGCGCTGCCGCTCGAGCGCTGTATCACCAATATCGACGAGTACGGCAATACGTCGTCGGCGTCGATCCCGCTCGCGCTGGCCGACTCGATCCGCGCAGGCCAGATCAAGAAGGGCAACGTGGTCGTGTTCGTGGCGTTCGGCGCCGGGCTGTCGTGGGGCGCTGTGGTGTGGCGCTGGCTGGGCGCGCCGGTCGGCGACGCGCGCGCGGCGGCACCGGCAAGCGCGGCACAAGCCTAA